Below is a window of Arthrobacter sp. SLBN-112 DNA.
CGCCACCACCGATTTCCCTGAGGCGATCCCGCCCGTCAACCCGATTTTCAGCACTCTCCCACCCTACTGAACCGTGGCCGGGCAAGGCTCCCTTTGAATCACCATCGGCCGCTCCCCGCCCCCGCGGCGCAACTCCACGCCGCAGCTAGACTGGGGCGGATGCATGCGCAAGACAGCAGGACCACCACTTACACCACGTTGCAGGCCGGGCGGGACTTCCGGTACGAGCTGGAGATCAAGCGGTCCAGGTTCATCACCGTCCTCCGCAGGGCCGGCACGGAAGATGAGGCCCGGGACCTCGTCGCCGGACTCCGTCGCGAGTTCCACGACGCCCGCCATCATTGCTCCGCGTTCGTCATCGGCCCGGACCGCACCATACAGCGCTCAAGCGACGACGGCGAGCCTGCCGGCACCGCCGGGATCCCCATGCTCGAAGCCCTGCTGAAGAGGGAAACGGCGCCCGGGGCGACGGACCTGAGCGACATCAGTGCCGTCGTCGTCCGCTATTTCGGCGGTGTGCTGCTGGGCGCGGGCGGACTGGTCCGCGCCTATTCGGAATCGGTCTCCGCGTCCCTGGAGCTGGCACCCCTGATCCGCCGCAGCAGGCTGCGGATCTGTTGCACGGCGGTGCCCCACGCCGGAGCCGGACGGCTCGAGAACGACCTGCGCGCCGCCGGCCTGGTCATGGCGGAGACGACCTACCAGGACCGCCTCACAGTACTGCGCGTTGCCGTACCCGACCATCCCGAAGCCATTGCGGCCGCAACAGAACGGATCCAGCAGCTGACCTCGGGGTCCGCCGCGCTGACTCCCGAAGGAACGGAGTGGATTGATGAACGCCCCGCGTGACGTGACCATCGTGGATGTGGACGCAGCGGTCGCGGACCGGCTGCTCGGACTGGCCAAACGCGATGCCTCCCCCGATGAAGTGGCTCCCCCGCTCGGAGGCCCGGGCTGGAACCTTGAGCGCACCGCCTGGTTTTTCAGCTACCACCACGCCGCAGCCGCCGGGCTTGATGGACCCGCGGCGGAGAAGTCCTGGGCGGTGTTCAGCGGCGGTGATGTGGCAGGGTCCATCCGGCTCAAGCGGGAACCCCACCCGGATAGGCTTTCCGCCGAAACCGGCATCTGGTTGGGCCGGAGCTACCGCTCCCGCGGGATCGCCCGCGCCGCCTTCGCGCTCGTCCTCGCAGAAGCCCGCTTGGCGGGCTTGCAGCGCGTCACCGCCCGCACCCTGGCCGGGAACCTCAGCGCCCAGCGTCTCCTGGAGGAAGCAGGCGCCGTCCTGACGCCCGACGACGACGGAACGGTCCACGCCGTCGTCGACCTTTGAAGGCTGCGGCAGCGGCGTCGCCGCGGCAGCGTTATGCAGCGTTAAAGAAAACAGGCCCCCTGCCAGAGGCAGGGGGCCTGTCCGCTGTGGTGCCGGGATGAACCCGGCACCGGCGGCAATTAGTTGCCGGTCAGCTTCTCACGCAGGGCAGCAAGTGCCTCGTCCGAAGCCAGGGTGCCGGCACCGGAATCGGTGGCAGCAGGCTCGGAGGAGTAGCTGGTTGCGCCGGAATCGCTGTCACCGGACGTTGCTGCTGCAGCGTCGTCGGCAGCGTGCTGGGCAACCTGCTTCTTGTGTGCTTCCCAACGGGTCTGGGCGTCAGCGTACTGCTGCTCCCAGGCTGCGCGCTGGTTCTCGTAGCCCTCGAGCCATTCGTTGGACTCGGGGTCGAAGCCCTCGGGGTACTTGTAGTTGCCCTCTTCGTCGTACTCTGCGGCCATGCCGTACAGGGCGGGATCGAATTCGGTGCTGTCAGCGTCGACGCCCTCGTTGGCCTGCTTGAGGGACAGCGAGATGCGGCGGCGCTCGAGGTCGATGTCGATGACCTTGACGAACAGTTCGTCGCCAACGGAGACAACCTGCTCGGCCAGCTCAACGTGGCGCACGGCGAGCTCGGAGATGTGGACCAGGCCTTCGATGCCGTCTTCGACGCGAACGAACGCACCGAACGGAACCAGCTTGGTGACCTTACCCGGGACAACCTGGCCCAGGGCGTGGGTGCGGGCAAAGGTCTGCCACGGATCTTCCTGCGTAGCCTTGAGCGACAGGGAAACGCGTTCGCGGTCCAGGTCCACCTCGAGAACCTCGACGGTGACTTCCTGGCCAACCTCGACAACCTCGGAGGGGTGGTCGATGTGCTTCCAGGACAGCTCGGAAACGTGAACCAGGCCGTCTACGCCGCCCAGGTCCACGAAGGCACCGAAGTTGACGATGGAGGAAACGACGCCGGGACGGACCTGGCCCTTTTCCAGCTTGTTGAGGAAGGTGGAGCGGACCTCGGACTGGGTCTGCTCGAGCCAGGCACGGCGGGACAGCACAACGTTGTTGCGGTTCTTGTCCAGCTCGATGATCTTGGCTTCGATCTGCTGACCGATGTACGGAGCCAGGTCGCGCACGCGGCGCATCTCGACCAGGGATGCGGGCAGGAAGCCGCGCAGGCCGATGTCGAGGATAAGACCACCCTTGACAACCTCGATGACGGTACCGGTGACAACACCGTCTTCTTCCTTGACCTTCTCGATGTCGCCCCAGGCACGCTCGTACTGAGCGCGCTTCTTGGAGAGGATCAGGCGGCCTTCTTTGTCTTCCTTGGTGAGCACCAGGGCTTCGACCTGATCGCCAACGGAGACGACGTCTCCGGGATCAACGTCGTGCTTGATGGACAGCTCGCGGGAGGGGATGACACCTTCGGTCTTGTAACCGATGTCGAGCAGGACTTCATCGCGGTCGACCTTGACGACGGTACCTTCGACGAGGTCTCCGTCGTTGAAGTACTTGATGGTGGCGTCGACAGCTGCGAGGAAGTCCTCAGCGGTACCGATGTCGTTAATGGCGACTACGGGGGTACCGGGCTTCTCGGTGGAGGTGATGGTCATGTAGTAGGGGCTCCGTTGTGGATAGTTAGTCGGTCAGGCAAACCGGCGCGCCCGCGTTATGGAACGCAGGCGCGATTCACGGTGAATCCGACGGATCCTCCGGGTCATCCTGATTTTGTGGATTACTTTCAATGCAGCCTGATAAGACCGCAAGGACGTGCACGTGGTACACGCCCGTTTATTCTAGTCGGTGCCGGCAACGCGGGTCAAAGTGGCGGCAGGGTCGGGACGG
It encodes the following:
- a CDS encoding YigZ family protein; translated protein: MHAQDSRTTTYTTLQAGRDFRYELEIKRSRFITVLRRAGTEDEARDLVAGLRREFHDARHHCSAFVIGPDRTIQRSSDDGEPAGTAGIPMLEALLKRETAPGATDLSDISAVVVRYFGGVLLGAGGLVRAYSESVSASLELAPLIRRSRLRICCTAVPHAGAGRLENDLRAAGLVMAETTYQDRLTVLRVAVPDHPEAIAAATERIQQLTSGSAALTPEGTEWIDERPA
- a CDS encoding GNAT family N-acetyltransferase, with translation MNAPRDVTIVDVDAAVADRLLGLAKRDASPDEVAPPLGGPGWNLERTAWFFSYHHAAAAGLDGPAAEKSWAVFSGGDVAGSIRLKREPHPDRLSAETGIWLGRSYRSRGIARAAFALVLAEARLAGLQRVTARTLAGNLSAQRLLEEAGAVLTPDDDGTVHAVVDL
- the rpsA gene encoding 30S ribosomal protein S1, producing MTITSTEKPGTPVVAINDIGTAEDFLAAVDATIKYFNDGDLVEGTVVKVDRDEVLLDIGYKTEGVIPSRELSIKHDVDPGDVVSVGDQVEALVLTKEDKEGRLILSKKRAQYERAWGDIEKVKEEDGVVTGTVIEVVKGGLILDIGLRGFLPASLVEMRRVRDLAPYIGQQIEAKIIELDKNRNNVVLSRRAWLEQTQSEVRSTFLNKLEKGQVRPGVVSSIVNFGAFVDLGGVDGLVHVSELSWKHIDHPSEVVEVGQEVTVEVLEVDLDRERVSLSLKATQEDPWQTFARTHALGQVVPGKVTKLVPFGAFVRVEDGIEGLVHISELAVRHVELAEQVVSVGDELFVKVIDIDLERRRISLSLKQANEGVDADSTEFDPALYGMAAEYDEEGNYKYPEGFDPESNEWLEGYENQRAAWEQQYADAQTRWEAHKKQVAQHAADDAAAATSGDSDSGATSYSSEPAATDSGAGTLASDEALAALREKLTGN